One window of Thalassovita mediterranea genomic DNA carries:
- a CDS encoding DUF4175 domain-containing protein, whose protein sequence is MAELKRIPGLEPKIARTQAALWRLSAARAFWPLAVFVTIFFAMVLTGLIDAASDQVASIALIIFLAGLLPLVWLGAARYRAPERGEAIRLLDRQSELRPLTALQDRPARPDASGVALWRAHETDLTDAARRLNVPDFGAEWRASDPLYLRFILPALLALAAFLSLSVAGERLSRAFSPDIGSLFGAENIRIEAWITPPEHTGKPPVFLASDAAPVRVPAGSELTVRAQAPSAPNLIIEGEEGRERVRFSKTPEGAYEARTIITADSELRVSWWGERASWRVEASPDDPPAVEWVSAPEVTPTDKTEFSWKASDDYGIERLELVLYRVDEGGDAREDAIIVQLPGLSPKEAEETTSIDLTRHRWAGLELRGFLRATDGAGQSTMSEAQVFILPEKLLLQPLARAIQDIRVTILREDGEYEVVEAANRESLAQDKVFTEATQRISRAPAGIQRASLMIDAVTYKPERYFEDVSVYFGLSHAGSILQAASSTDEADETEPLLWSLALRAEYGSAADALRALQAARQALEEALRDGASEAEIQRRMEAFKQAAQNYLAARMAEALANGLDSPPSDTDSAQGGGSGMGGSDFADMLDALSDLTETGATDQARQLLADITNMLENLQFQQGDGSGEGFPGMPGEQGENDEDMPDEERELSETLQELSDLLREQRDLNDDTLAEQRGERRNQPGQQPGNQQQGEQGESGSQPGEQEGEDGSSSRGGTLTERQARLGDLVEELARRRGRDGGSSEDGTGAGGTVDEETLEAIERAQRRAAEALEDGNNFRAIRNQDDATDQIRELAETLAGELDDLKRERLGEEYGNGGDQVDPFGRPMGGTSDSRDVNIPDEAERQRAKDILEELRRRYGDPADEEERNYLERLLDRF, encoded by the coding sequence TTGGCTGAGCTGAAACGGATCCCCGGACTTGAGCCGAAGATCGCCCGGACCCAAGCGGCGCTCTGGCGGCTGAGTGCGGCCCGCGCATTCTGGCCTCTCGCTGTTTTTGTTACGATTTTCTTCGCCATGGTGCTGACCGGGCTGATCGACGCTGCCAGCGATCAGGTCGCTTCCATTGCGCTTATCATCTTTCTCGCTGGGCTTCTGCCGCTCGTCTGGCTGGGCGCAGCCCGCTACCGCGCACCCGAGCGCGGCGAAGCCATCCGCCTGCTCGACCGCCAATCAGAGCTGCGTCCGCTTACTGCACTTCAGGATCGCCCTGCCCGCCCGGATGCGAGCGGCGTGGCGCTGTGGCGTGCCCATGAAACAGACCTGACCGACGCCGCGCGCCGCCTGAATGTCCCCGATTTTGGCGCAGAATGGCGCGCCTCGGACCCGCTTTATCTTCGCTTTATCCTGCCAGCCTTGCTGGCCCTTGCTGCTTTCCTATCGCTCTCAGTCGCAGGTGAGCGCCTCTCACGCGCCTTCAGCCCGGATATTGGCAGTCTGTTCGGCGCTGAAAATATCCGCATCGAAGCGTGGATCACGCCGCCAGAGCATACTGGTAAGCCGCCCGTCTTCCTCGCGTCTGATGCCGCGCCGGTCCGCGTTCCTGCCGGATCTGAACTGACGGTCCGGGCGCAGGCCCCGTCAGCGCCCAATCTCATTATTGAGGGCGAAGAGGGCCGAGAGCGGGTCCGTTTCAGCAAAACCCCGGAAGGTGCTTACGAAGCGCGCACGATCATCACAGCCGATAGCGAGCTGCGTGTGAGCTGGTGGGGTGAGCGGGCGAGCTGGCGCGTCGAAGCCTCACCAGACGACCCGCCGGCCGTGGAATGGGTCTCCGCGCCAGAGGTCACGCCCACCGACAAGACCGAGTTCTCATGGAAGGCGAGTGACGATTACGGCATCGAGCGCCTCGAACTCGTCCTCTACCGCGTCGATGAGGGCGGCGATGCGCGCGAAGACGCCATCATCGTCCAGCTTCCCGGCCTGTCGCCGAAGGAAGCCGAAGAGACGACCTCGATTGACCTGACCCGGCACCGCTGGGCGGGCCTCGAACTGCGCGGCTTCCTGCGCGCGACCGACGGGGCGGGTCAGTCCACGATGAGCGAGGCACAAGTCTTCATCCTCCCGGAAAAGCTGCTGCTCCAGCCACTGGCACGGGCCATACAGGACATCCGCGTCACCATCCTGCGCGAGGATGGCGAATATGAAGTGGTCGAGGCGGCAAATCGCGAAAGCCTGGCTCAGGACAAAGTGTTCACCGAAGCGACGCAGCGTATTTCCCGCGCCCCTGCCGGTATCCAGCGCGCGTCCCTGATGATTGATGCCGTGACCTACAAACCTGAGCGCTATTTCGAGGATGTCAGCGTCTATTTCGGCTTGAGCCATGCCGGGTCCATCCTGCAGGCGGCGAGCTCCACAGATGAAGCCGACGAGACAGAGCCGCTTCTCTGGTCTCTGGCGCTGCGTGCAGAATATGGCAGCGCCGCCGATGCCCTTCGCGCCTTGCAGGCTGCCCGTCAGGCACTTGAAGAAGCATTGCGGGACGGTGCCTCCGAAGCTGAAATCCAGCGGCGTATGGAAGCGTTCAAACAGGCGGCGCAAAACTATCTCGCCGCCCGTATGGCTGAGGCGCTCGCGAACGGCCTCGATAGCCCGCCGAGCGATACGGACAGCGCGCAAGGCGGCGGGTCTGGCATGGGCGGCAGCGATTTTGCCGATATGCTCGATGCGCTGTCTGACCTGACCGAAACCGGCGCTACCGATCAGGCGCGCCAGCTGCTCGCCGACATCACGAATATGCTCGAGAACCTCCAGTTCCAGCAGGGCGATGGCAGCGGCGAAGGCTTTCCGGGCATGCCGGGCGAGCAGGGTGAGAATGACGAGGACATGCCTGACGAAGAGCGAGAGCTTTCCGAGACCCTGCAGGAGCTGTCCGACCTGCTTCGCGAACAGCGCGACCTCAATGACGACACGCTGGCCGAGCAGCGCGGCGAACGGCGCAATCAGCCCGGCCAGCAGCCCGGAAACCAGCAACAGGGCGAGCAGGGTGAGTCCGGCTCCCAGCCCGGCGAGCAAGAGGGTGAGGATGGCAGCTCAAGCCGAGGCGGTACGCTGACCGAACGCCAGGCCCGTCTGGGTGACCTTGTCGAAGAGCTCGCCCGTCGGCGCGGACGCGACGGCGGAAGCAGCGAGGATGGGACTGGGGCTGGCGGTACGGTTGATGAGGAAACTCTCGAAGCCATTGAGCGGGCCCAGCGCCGCGCCGCTGAAGCGCTCGAAGACGGCAATAATTTCCGCGCCATCCGCAATCAGGATGATGCCACCGACCAGATACGCGAGCTTGCCGAGACACTTGCCGGAGAGCTGGATGATCTCAAGCGTGAGCGCCTTGGCGAGGAATATGGCAATGGCGGCGATCAGGTCGACCCGTTCGGCCGTCCGATGGGCGGTACGTCCGACAGCCGCGACGTGAACATTCCTGACGAGGCTGAACGCCAGAGGGCGAAGGATATTCTGGAAGAACTCCGCCGCCGCTATGGCGACCCCGCCGACGAGGAAGAGCGTAACTACCTCGAGCGCCTGCTCGACCGCTTCTGA
- a CDS encoding 5-formyltetrahydrofolate cyclo-ligase, translated as MSAGNKKAALRRELKTLREEAHARDPDAGETLASKFPLKLLERYGPVVAGYLPIGSEIDPLPLMERLEGEGAKLALPRLEADGSMTFRAWSQGAGLEDGPMGLRQPLEGADTVYPTLVLMPLLAFDGMGVRLGYGKGHYDRTLAGLRENGRVFACGLGFHAQMLDELPAEPHDQPLDWAVTERGSVPIFMMRTFKGDGSGDDGPGAA; from the coding sequence TTGAGCGCCGGGAACAAGAAAGCTGCCCTCCGGCGTGAGCTGAAGACCCTGCGCGAAGAAGCCCATGCGCGTGACCCTGACGCGGGCGAAACACTCGCATCCAAGTTTCCGCTCAAGCTGCTTGAGCGCTACGGCCCCGTGGTTGCGGGCTACCTGCCGATCGGGAGCGAGATTGATCCATTGCCCCTCATGGAACGGCTTGAGGGGGAAGGCGCAAAGCTTGCCCTGCCGCGTCTTGAGGCAGATGGCTCGATGACATTTCGAGCCTGGTCGCAAGGGGCGGGCCTTGAGGACGGGCCCATGGGCCTGCGCCAGCCTTTGGAGGGCGCGGATACGGTCTATCCGACGCTGGTGCTAATGCCACTCCTTGCCTTTGATGGCATGGGCGTGCGCCTTGGCTATGGCAAAGGCCATTATGACCGCACGCTGGCCGGCCTGCGAGAGAACGGCCGTGTCTTTGCCTGCGGTCTTGGCTTTCATGCGCAAATGCTCGACGAGCTGCCCGCCGAACCGCATGACCAGCCGCTGGACTGGGCAGTGACCGAGCGCGGCTCTGTTCCCATCTTCATGATGCGGACCTTCAAGGGTGATGGCAGCGGCGATGATGGGCCCGGCGCGGCCTGA
- the ftsY gene encoding signal recognition particle-docking protein FtsY — MREPELSAEELAAKEAAEKAEAERKAAEEAAEAERKAAEQAKIDAAIAEANKAWEERQKREAVEAEDEAARQKAENELKILEERRRAEAAREEARRKEEERQAAIARGEPDPYAEIRDPGFFDKLSGGLSKSSSKLGTSLTGMFGGRKLDDDALEDLEDLLIMSDMGAKVSAKITSNLAKTRFDKDISDDEIRIALASEIEAIMKPREQVVDFADGPRPRVVLFVGVNGSGKTTTIGKIASKLKEQGAKALLVAGDTFRAAAIEQLTVWGERAGIPVLSKPTGADAAGLVYEAIEKAQREDLDLVLVDTAGRLQNKAELMSELAKIVRVTRKLDPDAPHDVILVLDATVGQNALSQVEAFRHTAEVSGIVMTKLDGTAKGGVLVAVAEAHALPIHFVGVGEKAEDLQPFSAAAYAKALVGLGQEETV, encoded by the coding sequence ATGCGCGAGCCGGAACTGTCGGCCGAAGAGCTGGCCGCGAAAGAGGCTGCCGAGAAGGCAGAAGCTGAGCGTAAGGCGGCAGAAGAGGCTGCCGAGGCAGAACGCAAAGCTGCTGAACAGGCCAAGATCGACGCCGCAATCGCCGAAGCCAATAAGGCCTGGGAAGAGCGTCAGAAGCGCGAAGCCGTTGAGGCCGAAGACGAAGCGGCCCGCCAGAAGGCTGAGAATGAACTCAAGATCCTTGAAGAGCGCCGCCGCGCCGAGGCCGCCCGCGAGGAAGCCCGCCGCAAGGAAGAAGAGCGCCAGGCCGCCATCGCCCGCGGCGAGCCTGATCCCTATGCTGAAATTCGCGACCCGGGCTTTTTCGACAAGCTGTCGGGCGGGCTCTCCAAGTCCTCCTCCAAGCTTGGCACCAGCCTCACAGGCATGTTTGGCGGCCGCAAGCTCGACGATGACGCGCTGGAAGACCTCGAAGACCTGCTGATCATGTCGGATATGGGCGCGAAAGTGTCTGCGAAGATTACCTCGAACCTCGCAAAGACGCGGTTCGACAAGGATATCAGCGACGACGAAATCCGCATTGCGCTCGCCTCTGAAATCGAAGCGATCATGAAGCCGCGCGAGCAGGTTGTTGATTTCGCTGATGGGCCACGCCCGCGCGTCGTCCTGTTTGTCGGCGTGAACGGGTCTGGCAAGACCACGACAATCGGCAAGATCGCATCAAAGCTGAAAGAGCAGGGCGCCAAGGCGCTGCTGGTCGCCGGTGACACATTCCGCGCCGCCGCCATTGAGCAACTGACCGTCTGGGGTGAGCGGGCCGGTATTCCGGTTCTCTCCAAGCCGACAGGCGCTGATGCTGCCGGCCTCGTCTATGAGGCCATTGAAAAGGCGCAGCGCGAAGATCTCGACCTCGTCCTCGTCGATACGGCGGGCCGCCTGCAGAACAAGGCCGAGCTCATGTCAGAGCTCGCCAAGATCGTCCGCGTGACGCGCAAGCTCGACCCGGATGCGCCGCATGACGTGATCCTCGTCCTTGATGCGACGGTCGGCCAGAACGCGCTGAGCCAGGTCGAAGCCTTCCGCCATACGGCTGAAGTGTCGGGCATCGTGATGACGAAGCTCGATGGCACGGCCAAGGGCGGCGTGCTCGTTGCCGTTGCCGAAGCACATGCTTTGCCGATCCACTTTGTCGGTGTTGGCGAGAAGGCCGAAGACCTGCAACCCTTCAGCGCCGCCGCCTATGCAAAGGCGCTGGTTGGCCTTGGCCAGGAAGAAACGGTTTGA